The DNA segment ATGATCTTCCAGGACCATCGTCTGCTGCCGGACCGCACCATCTTCGACAACGTCGCCCTGCCGCTGGTGGTCACGGGCGTCCATCCGCGCGAGATCGGGCGGCGGGTGCGCGCGGCGCTCGATCAGGTGGGACTGCTCAAGCGCGAACAGTCCACGCCGATGGCCCTCTCGGGCGGCGAGCAACAGCGCGTCGGCATCGCGCGCGCCCTGGTCGGGCGTCCGCCGGTACTGCTGGCCGACGAGCCGACCGGCAATCTCGACCCGGACCTCTCGCGCGAGATCTTCGAACTCTTCGAGCGCTTCAAATACGTCGGCGTGACCCTGCTGATCGCGACCCATGATTTCGGTCTGGTCAGCGATATGCGCCACCGCACCCTGACCCTGGACGCGGGCCGGCTCGTCGGCGACACAGGAGCCTGGTGAATCATGGGTAGACGACGCCTTCCCCGCCCTCCGCGCAAGCCGCCCGCACCCCGCACCCGTGGCCCCAGGTTCCTGGAGCGTCCGGGGATCTGGTTCAACCAGCACCTGAAGACCGTCATCGAGACCCTGGGCCGACTGCGCGCCAATCCATTGCCCTCGATCATGACCGTGGCCGTGATCGGCATCTCGCTCGCCCTGCCCTCGGCACTCTATGTGTTGAGCGAGAATCTGCGCGCCATGGCGGGCGGCTGGGACCAGACGGCGGCCATCTCGCTCTTTCTCGATCTGAACGTCGACGACCGGAAGGCGGCCACTCTGGCCGATCAGCTCAGGAACTGGGAGGAGATCGCGCGCATCCAGATCATCACACGCGATCAGGCCCTGGCCGAGTTCCGCGATCTGGGCGGCTTCGAGGACGCACTCGACAAGATCACCAAGAACCCGCTGCCGACCGTGCTGGCCATCTATCCGGTGCCCGAGCACGCCAGCCCGGAACGACTGGAGATCCTGCAGGAACGCCTGTTGGATCTGCCCGAGGCGGATTTCGCGCGCATGGATACGCTCTGGCTGCAACGCCTGCAGGCGATCCTGGATCTGGTGCAGGTCGTCGCCCTGCTGCTCGGCGGTCTGCTCGGCATCGGCGTGCTGCTGATCGTGGGCAACACCATCCGGCTGGAGATCCTCAACCGGCGCATCGAGATCGAGATCATGGAACTGGTCGGCGCCACGGCGGCCTTCATCCGTC comes from the Allochromatium tepidum genome and includes:
- the ftsE gene encoding cell division ATP-binding protein FtsE, translating into MIRFQNVFKRYPERGEALSAIDFEIQTGEMVFLTGHSGAGKSTLLRLIGLLERPSRGQVLVNGRNLGTLPRREIPYHRRQVGMIFQDHRLLPDRTIFDNVALPLVVTGVHPREIGRRVRAALDQVGLLKREQSTPMALSGGEQQRVGIARALVGRPPVLLADEPTGNLDPDLSREIFELFERFKYVGVTLLIATHDFGLVSDMRHRTLTLDAGRLVGDTGAW
- the ftsX gene encoding permease-like cell division protein FtsX; this encodes MGRRRLPRPPRKPPAPRTRGPRFLERPGIWFNQHLKTVIETLGRLRANPLPSIMTVAVIGISLALPSALYVLSENLRAMAGGWDQTAAISLFLDLNVDDRKAATLADQLRNWEEIARIQIITRDQALAEFRDLGGFEDALDKITKNPLPTVLAIYPVPEHASPERLEILQERLLDLPEADFARMDTLWLQRLQAILDLVQVVALLLGGLLGIGVLLIVGNTIRLEILNRRIEIEIMELVGATAAFIRRPFLYTGAWYGLLGGLTAWLLVTLAILILQGSVSRLASLYHSEFRLTGLGFVDTLNMLSAGILLSFTGSWLAVNHHLQGAKPT